The following are encoded in a window of Panthera leo isolate Ple1 chromosome B2, P.leo_Ple1_pat1.1, whole genome shotgun sequence genomic DNA:
- the LOC122218912 gene encoding olfactory receptor 2W1-like — MNTNNRSATADFILLGFSNQPQVEHIISGVVFVFYIVTLVGNTTIILVSNLDSQLHTPMYFFLSNLSFLDLCYATSIIPQMLVNLWGPTKSITYGGCVLQFFFALDFGATECLLLAVMAYDRYAAVCQPLYYTIVMHPQLCQKMVLTAWLGGLGSALILCSLTLKLPRCGHREVNNFICEMPALLKLACVYSKVIEVIVYALGVIFLLVPLSLILISYAIITQAVMRIKSTARWRKVLNTCGSHLTVVTLFYGTIIYMYMKPQNSTSEDEGKFLTLFYTIVTPTLNPLIYTLRNKDVKNAVKRILYVRKCSAKS, encoded by the coding sequence ATGAACACAAACAACAGAAGTGCCACAGCAGACTTCATCTTGCTGGGGTTTTCTAATCAGCCCCAGGTAGAACACATCATCTCTGGGGTTGTCTTCGTCTTCTATATTGTGACTCTGGTAGGAAACACAACCATCATCCTTGTATCTAACCTAGACAGCCAGCTCCATActcccatgtatttcttcctatccaatttgtcttttctggatCTCTGTTATGCAACTAGCATTATCCCACAGATGCTGGTAAATCTATGGGGTCCAACAAAGTCTATTACCTATGGAGGGTGTGTGCTCCAATTCTTCTTTGCCCTTGACTTTGGAGCCACAGAATGTCTTCTCCTAgctgtgatggcctatgaccgctacgCTGCTGTCTGTCAACCTCTTTACTACACAATAGTAATGCACCCTCAGCTTTGCCAGAAGATGGTGCTCACCGCCTGGTTAGGTGGTCTTGGCAGTGCCTTAATTCTTTGCTCCCTGACTTTGAAGTTGCCAAGATGTGGGCACCGGGAGGTGAATAATTTTATCTGTGAGATGCCAGCATTGCTCAAGTTGGCTTGTGTCTACTCAAAAGTAATTGAGGTCATCGTCTATGCTCTTGGAGTGATATTTCTTCTAGTACCTCTATCTCTAATTCTCATCTCATACGCAATTATCACTCAAGCTGTCATGAGGATCAAGTCAACAGCAAGGTGGCGTAAGGTCCTTAATACATGTGGTTCCCACCTCACAGTAGTAACTCTGTTTTATGGAACAATCATTTATATGTACATGAAGCCACAGAATAGCACATCTGAAGATGAAGGGAAGTTCCTTACACTCTTTTACACAATAGTCACACCCACCCTTAACCCTCTGATCTACACATTAAGaaacaaagatgtgaaaaatgcAGTAAAAAGAATACTGTATGTGAGAAAATGTTCAGCAAAGTCATGA